One genomic window of Saccopteryx bilineata isolate mSacBil1 chromosome 4, mSacBil1_pri_phased_curated, whole genome shotgun sequence includes the following:
- the LOC136334205 gene encoding large ribosomal subunit protein uL15, which translates to MPSRLRKTRKLRGHVSHGHGRIGKHRKHPGGRGNAGGLHHHRINFDKYHPGYFGKVGMRHYHLKRNQSFCPTVNLDKLWTLVSEQTRVNAAKNKTGAAPIIDVVRSGYYKVLGKGKLPKQPVIVKAKFFSRRAEEKIKGVGGACVLVA; encoded by the coding sequence ATGCCATCCAGACTGAGGAAGACCCGGAAACTTCGGGGCCACGTGAGCCACGGCCACGGCCGCATCGGCAAACACAGAAAGCACCCGGGAGGCCGAGGTAATGCTGGTGGCCTGCATCATCACAGGATCAACTTCGACAAATATCACCCAGGTTACTTTGGGAAAGTTGGGATGAGGCATTACCACTTAAAGAGGAACCAGAGCTTCTGCCCAACTGTTAACCTTGATAAACTGTGGACGTTGGTCAGTGAGCAGACACGGGTAAATGCTGCCAAAAATAAGACTGGAGCTGCTCCTATCATTGATGTGGTGCGATCGGGCTACTACAAAGTCCTCGGGAAGGGAAAGCTCCCAAAGCAGCCTGTCATTGTGAAAGCCAAATTCTTCAGCAGAAGAGCTGAGGAGAAGATTAAGGGTGTTGGTGGGGCCTGTGTCTTAGTAGCTTGA